The Chanos chanos chromosome 6, fChaCha1.1, whole genome shotgun sequence genome includes a region encoding these proteins:
- the LOC115815754 gene encoding hephaestin-like protein 1 isoform X2 gives MALRLVTLLLALNSIECTTRKYYIGIREEDWNYAPSGKNLVNGENIGDDEHASVFLTRGPHQIGSVYKKALYKQYTDSTFSTEIPKPDWLGFLGPVLRAEVGDVIVVHLKNFASRPYSIHPHGVFYEKDSEGALYPDETSGKLKEDDQVPPGHSYTYTWRVKPEYAPTEADANCLTWTYHSHGDAPKDIASGLIGSLLTCKKGVLKDDGSRSDVDQDFILMFSVADENLSWYLDENIKRFCTDPDGVNMEDEDFQESNLMHSINGYVYGNLPGLEVCTGSLVSWHLFGIGNEADIHSAYFHGHTLLDRGHRTDVLSLFPATFVTAEMIPRTIGKWLLSCQVNDHIRAGMQAFYQVSACGSKSKAAPTAPPGHERHYYIAAEEIAWDYAPLDVNTFTGQPLTEVDSDSEVFFSRDEGRLGGKYQKVHYTQYTDSTFTTKENSTQSLGILGPVIRAETGDVVVVTFLNKAKYNYSIQPHGLHYEKAYEGAKYQDGSQKDGASVPPGERFIYRWKVTEGPSDNDPPCLSYLYYSASDPVPDTNSGLVGPLLVCKRGALDDSMMQKEVDREFFLLFSVIDENESWYLDDNIQKFGSDQTYKNSSDFQESNKMHAVNGYMYGNLPGLDLCEGDRVVWHTLGLGTEVDIHGVHFQGNTFKRDNTNRDTLSLFPHTTATVTMTPDNEGTFEVSCHTTDHYRGGMRQHYTVKRCSAGQRSKAATSPPTVRYFLSAEEVEWDYAPDRTWELEKHGGNDSHGDMFLTHSEDRIGSKYKKVVFREYTDDTFKTQKKHEEHLGILGPILRAEVGERIQVVFKNKATKPFSLYAHGVKTRGGHRSPAQPDSMMTYEWDIPERSGPGPSDPACITYAYYSQADVVKDLMSGLVGPLVVCRKGTLNEQRQRTDVQREFALLFMVFDENESWYLDDNIKSYLDKDPRHFNKDDPDFMESNLMHGINGRLYANLQGLVMSKGEKVDWYLIGLGNEVDMHTVHFHAESFIYKMDHSHRADVFDLFPGTFQTIEMTAGNAGTWLLHCHVTDHIHSGMETTFKITSNTASTQIRGSSSFILALLGLVLLAIRP, from the exons ATGGCATTGCGGCTTGTCACACTTTTGCTAGCCCTCAACTCCATTGAGTGTACAACTCGCAAGTACTACATCGGAATCAGGGAGGAGGACTGGAATTACGCACCCAGCGGCAAAAACCTCGTCAACGGGGAAAACATTGGTGACGATGA ACATGCATCTGTGTTCCTGACGCGAGGCCCTCACCAAATTGGCAGCGTTTACAAGAAGGCCCTTTACAAACAATATACAGACTCTACTTTTTCTACTGAGATCCCTAAACCTGACTGGTTGGGTTTCCTGGGCCCTGTGCTCCGGGCTGAGGTCGGTGATGTGATTGTGGTCCATCTGAAGAACTTTGCCTCTAGACCATATTCTATTCATCCACATGGAGTTTTCTACGAGAAAGACTCTGAGG GTGCGCTGTATCCAGATGAGACATCTGGGAAGCTGAAGGAGGATGATCAGGTCCCACCTGGGCACAGCTACACCTACACATGGAGGGTCAAACCAGAATACGCTCCAACAGAGGCTGATGCTAACTGCCTCACCTGGACTTATCATTCCCATGGTGACGCACCCAAAGACATCGCATCAGGACTGATAGGGTCTCTGCTCACCTGTAAGAAAG GGGTTCTGAAAGATGATGGGAGTCGCTCTGATGTGGATCAGGACTTCATCCTCATGTTTAGTGTTGCAGATGAGAACCTCAGCTGGTACCTTGATGAGAACATTAAGAGGTTCTGCACAGACCCAGATGGGGTTAACATGGAGGATGAGGACTTTCAGGAGTCCAATTTAATGCACT ctatAAATGGATATGTGTATGGTAACTTGCCTGGTTTGGAGGTTTGTACAGGCAGCTTGGTGTCCTGGCATCTCTTTGGTATTGGCAATGAAGCTGATATTCACTCCGCCTACTTCCATGGCCACACCCTTCTGGACAGAGGTCATCGTACTGATGTCCTCAGTCTGTTTCCCGCCACTTTTGTCACTGCGGAGATGATTCCCAGGACAATTGGGAAATGGTTGCTAAGCTGTCAGGTCAATGACCATATACGAG CGGGTATGCAGGCCTTCTACCAGGTCTCTGCCTGTGGCTCAAAGTCTAAAGCAGCACCTACAGCGCCCCCTGGCCATGAGAGACATTACTACATAGCAGCAGAAGAGATTGCCTGGGACTATGCTCCCCTCGATGTGAACACCTTTACTGGCCAACCTCTAACTGAAGtggacag TGATTCAGAGGTGTTCTTCAGTAGAGACGAGGGTCGACTGGGTGGAAAATACCAGAAAGTCCATTATacacagtacactgacagtaCATTCACTACCAAAGAAAACTCAACGCAGAGCCTCGGCATTCTGG GCCCAGTCATCCGGGCGGAGACAGGTGATGTTGTGGTGGTAACATTCCTGAACAAAGCCAAGTATAACTACAGTATCCAGCCTCACGGTCTGCATTATGAAAAAGCTTATGAAGGAGCCAAGTACCAAGATG GATCCCAGAAAGATGGAGCTAGTGTACCTCCAGGTGAACGTTTCATCTACCGGTGGAAAGTGACTGAAGGTCCCTCTGACAATGACCCGCCCTGTTTATCATATTTATATTACTCTGCCTCTGACCCCGTCCCTGACACCAACTCAGGCCTGGTGGGgccactactggtgtgtaagagAGGAGCACTGGATGACAGTATGATGCAG aaagaaGTAGACAGGGAAtttttcctgcttttctctgtgattgATGAGAATGAGAGCTGGTACCTGGATGACAACATTCAGAAGTTTGGCAGTGACCAGACTTACAAAAACAGCTCAGACTTTCAGGAGAGCAATAAAATGCAtg CGGTGAATGGCTATATGTACGGGAACCTTCCTGGACTAGATCTGTGTGAGGGGGACCGTGTTGTGTGGCACACACTGGGTTTGGGAACTGAAGTAGACATTCATGGTGTTCATTTCCAGGGGAACACCTTTAAAAGGGACAACACAAACCGGGATACCCTGAGTCTCTTCCCCCACACCACTGCTACTGTTACCATGACACCAGACAACGAGG GTACATTTGAGGTGAGCTGTCATACAACCGATCACTACAGAGGGGGCATGCGGCAACACTACACAGTCAAGCGCTGTTCGGcgggtcagaggtcaaaagcCGCGACCTCTCCACCTACTGTTCGTTACTTTCTGTCTGCGGAAGAGGTGGAGTGGGATTATGCCCCTGATCGGACCTGGGAACTGGAAAAACATGGAGGAAATGACAG tcatggAGATATGTTCCTCACTCACTCGGAGGATCGGATTGGCTCTAAATACAAAAAGGTCGTGTTTCGTGAATACACAGACGACACGTtcaagacacagaaaaaacatgaGGAGCATCTGGGAATTCTGG gtccTATTCTCAGGGCTGAGGTTGGTGAGAGGATTCAGGTTGTGTTTAAGAATAAAGCCACTAAACCGTTTTCACTTTACGCTCATGGTGTGAAGACCAGAGGGGGACACCGGTCACCTGCCCAGCCAG ACAGTATGATGACATATGAGTGGGACATTCCAGAAAGATCCGGCCCAGGACCGTCTGATCCAGCGTGTATAACATATGCTTACTACTCTCAGGCTGATGTTGTCAAG gacTTGATGAGTGGTTTAGTGGGACCACTGGTTGTGTGTCGTAAAGGGACTCtgaatgaacagagacagaggacagatgtacagagagagtTTGCTCTGCTCTTCATGGTGTTTGATGAGAATGAGTCCTGGTACCTGGATGACAACATTAAAAGTTACCTCGACAAGGATCCAAGACACTTCAACAAAGACGACCCAGACTTTATGGAAAGCAACCTGATGCAcg GTATAAACGGAAGGCTGTATGCTAACCTGCAGGGTCTGGTAATGAGCAAGGGGGAGAAGGTTGACTGGTACCTGATTGGACTGGGAAATGAGGTGGACATGCACACAGTCCATTTTCATGCTGAGAGTTTCATCtacaag ATGGATCACTCTCATCGCGCAGACGTGTTTGACTTATTCCCTGGAACCTTCCAGACCATCGAGATGACAGCCGGGAATGCTGGGACGTGGCTGCTGCACTGTCATGTCACTGATCATATTCACTCTGGCATGGAAACCACCTTCAAAATTACCTCTAACACAG CTTCCACACAGATAAGAGGCTCCTCCTCCTTTATCCTGGCTCTCCTGGGATTGGTTCTCTTGGCCATAAGACCATGA
- the LOC115815754 gene encoding hephaestin-like protein 1 isoform X1 — protein MALRLVTLLLALNSIECTTRKYYIGIREEDWNYAPSGKNLVNGENIGDDEHASVFLTRGPHQIGSVYKKALYKQYTDSTFSTEIPKPDWLGFLGPVLRAEVGDVIVVHLKNFASRPYSIHPHGVFYEKDSEGALYPDETSGKLKEDDQVPPGHSYTYTWRVKPEYAPTEADANCLTWTYHSHGDAPKDIASGLIGSLLTCKKGVLKDDGSRSDVDQDFILMFSVADENLSWYLDENIKRFCTDPDGVNMEDEDFQESNLMHSINGYVYGNLPGLEVCTGSLVSWHLFGIGNEADIHSAYFHGHTLLDRGHRTDVLSLFPATFVTAEMIPRTIGKWLLSCQVNDHIRAGMQAFYQVSACGSKSKAAPTAPPGHERHYYIAAEEIAWDYAPLDVNTFTGQPLTEVDSDSEVFFSRDEGRLGGKYQKVHYTQYTDSTFTTKENSTQSLGILGPVIRAETGDVVVVTFLNKAKYNYSIQPHGLHYEKAYEGAKYQDGSQKDGASVPPGERFIYRWKVTEGPSDNDPPCLSYLYYSASDPVPDTNSGLVGPLLVCKRGALDDSMMQKEVDREFFLLFSVIDENESWYLDDNIQKFGSDQTYKNSSDFQESNKMHAVNGYMYGNLPGLDLCEGDRVVWHTLGLGTEVDIHGVHFQGNTFKRDNTNRDTLSLFPHTTATVTMTPDNEGTFEVSCHTTDHYRGGMRQHYTVKRCSAGQRSKAATSPPTVRYFLSAEEVEWDYAPDRTWELEKHGGNDSHGDMFLTHSEDRIGSKYKKVVFREYTDDTFKTQKKHEEHLGILGPILRAEVGERIQVVFKNKATKPFSLYAHGVKTRGGHRSPAQPDSMMTYEWDIPERSGPGPSDPACITYAYYSQADVVKDLMSGLVGPLVVCRKGTLNEQRQRTDVQREFALLFMVFDENESWYLDDNIKSYLDKDPRHFNKDDPDFMESNLMHGINGRLYANLQGLVMSKGEKVDWYLIGLGNEVDMHTVHFHAESFIYKMDHSHRADVFDLFPGTFQTIEMTAGNAGTWLLHCHVTDHIHSGMETTFKITSNTGTRSGSSGNSSNASTQIRGSSSFILALLGLVLLAIRP, from the exons ATGGCATTGCGGCTTGTCACACTTTTGCTAGCCCTCAACTCCATTGAGTGTACAACTCGCAAGTACTACATCGGAATCAGGGAGGAGGACTGGAATTACGCACCCAGCGGCAAAAACCTCGTCAACGGGGAAAACATTGGTGACGATGA ACATGCATCTGTGTTCCTGACGCGAGGCCCTCACCAAATTGGCAGCGTTTACAAGAAGGCCCTTTACAAACAATATACAGACTCTACTTTTTCTACTGAGATCCCTAAACCTGACTGGTTGGGTTTCCTGGGCCCTGTGCTCCGGGCTGAGGTCGGTGATGTGATTGTGGTCCATCTGAAGAACTTTGCCTCTAGACCATATTCTATTCATCCACATGGAGTTTTCTACGAGAAAGACTCTGAGG GTGCGCTGTATCCAGATGAGACATCTGGGAAGCTGAAGGAGGATGATCAGGTCCCACCTGGGCACAGCTACACCTACACATGGAGGGTCAAACCAGAATACGCTCCAACAGAGGCTGATGCTAACTGCCTCACCTGGACTTATCATTCCCATGGTGACGCACCCAAAGACATCGCATCAGGACTGATAGGGTCTCTGCTCACCTGTAAGAAAG GGGTTCTGAAAGATGATGGGAGTCGCTCTGATGTGGATCAGGACTTCATCCTCATGTTTAGTGTTGCAGATGAGAACCTCAGCTGGTACCTTGATGAGAACATTAAGAGGTTCTGCACAGACCCAGATGGGGTTAACATGGAGGATGAGGACTTTCAGGAGTCCAATTTAATGCACT ctatAAATGGATATGTGTATGGTAACTTGCCTGGTTTGGAGGTTTGTACAGGCAGCTTGGTGTCCTGGCATCTCTTTGGTATTGGCAATGAAGCTGATATTCACTCCGCCTACTTCCATGGCCACACCCTTCTGGACAGAGGTCATCGTACTGATGTCCTCAGTCTGTTTCCCGCCACTTTTGTCACTGCGGAGATGATTCCCAGGACAATTGGGAAATGGTTGCTAAGCTGTCAGGTCAATGACCATATACGAG CGGGTATGCAGGCCTTCTACCAGGTCTCTGCCTGTGGCTCAAAGTCTAAAGCAGCACCTACAGCGCCCCCTGGCCATGAGAGACATTACTACATAGCAGCAGAAGAGATTGCCTGGGACTATGCTCCCCTCGATGTGAACACCTTTACTGGCCAACCTCTAACTGAAGtggacag TGATTCAGAGGTGTTCTTCAGTAGAGACGAGGGTCGACTGGGTGGAAAATACCAGAAAGTCCATTATacacagtacactgacagtaCATTCACTACCAAAGAAAACTCAACGCAGAGCCTCGGCATTCTGG GCCCAGTCATCCGGGCGGAGACAGGTGATGTTGTGGTGGTAACATTCCTGAACAAAGCCAAGTATAACTACAGTATCCAGCCTCACGGTCTGCATTATGAAAAAGCTTATGAAGGAGCCAAGTACCAAGATG GATCCCAGAAAGATGGAGCTAGTGTACCTCCAGGTGAACGTTTCATCTACCGGTGGAAAGTGACTGAAGGTCCCTCTGACAATGACCCGCCCTGTTTATCATATTTATATTACTCTGCCTCTGACCCCGTCCCTGACACCAACTCAGGCCTGGTGGGgccactactggtgtgtaagagAGGAGCACTGGATGACAGTATGATGCAG aaagaaGTAGACAGGGAAtttttcctgcttttctctgtgattgATGAGAATGAGAGCTGGTACCTGGATGACAACATTCAGAAGTTTGGCAGTGACCAGACTTACAAAAACAGCTCAGACTTTCAGGAGAGCAATAAAATGCAtg CGGTGAATGGCTATATGTACGGGAACCTTCCTGGACTAGATCTGTGTGAGGGGGACCGTGTTGTGTGGCACACACTGGGTTTGGGAACTGAAGTAGACATTCATGGTGTTCATTTCCAGGGGAACACCTTTAAAAGGGACAACACAAACCGGGATACCCTGAGTCTCTTCCCCCACACCACTGCTACTGTTACCATGACACCAGACAACGAGG GTACATTTGAGGTGAGCTGTCATACAACCGATCACTACAGAGGGGGCATGCGGCAACACTACACAGTCAAGCGCTGTTCGGcgggtcagaggtcaaaagcCGCGACCTCTCCACCTACTGTTCGTTACTTTCTGTCTGCGGAAGAGGTGGAGTGGGATTATGCCCCTGATCGGACCTGGGAACTGGAAAAACATGGAGGAAATGACAG tcatggAGATATGTTCCTCACTCACTCGGAGGATCGGATTGGCTCTAAATACAAAAAGGTCGTGTTTCGTGAATACACAGACGACACGTtcaagacacagaaaaaacatgaGGAGCATCTGGGAATTCTGG gtccTATTCTCAGGGCTGAGGTTGGTGAGAGGATTCAGGTTGTGTTTAAGAATAAAGCCACTAAACCGTTTTCACTTTACGCTCATGGTGTGAAGACCAGAGGGGGACACCGGTCACCTGCCCAGCCAG ACAGTATGATGACATATGAGTGGGACATTCCAGAAAGATCCGGCCCAGGACCGTCTGATCCAGCGTGTATAACATATGCTTACTACTCTCAGGCTGATGTTGTCAAG gacTTGATGAGTGGTTTAGTGGGACCACTGGTTGTGTGTCGTAAAGGGACTCtgaatgaacagagacagaggacagatgtacagagagagtTTGCTCTGCTCTTCATGGTGTTTGATGAGAATGAGTCCTGGTACCTGGATGACAACATTAAAAGTTACCTCGACAAGGATCCAAGACACTTCAACAAAGACGACCCAGACTTTATGGAAAGCAACCTGATGCAcg GTATAAACGGAAGGCTGTATGCTAACCTGCAGGGTCTGGTAATGAGCAAGGGGGAGAAGGTTGACTGGTACCTGATTGGACTGGGAAATGAGGTGGACATGCACACAGTCCATTTTCATGCTGAGAGTTTCATCtacaag ATGGATCACTCTCATCGCGCAGACGTGTTTGACTTATTCCCTGGAACCTTCCAGACCATCGAGATGACAGCCGGGAATGCTGGGACGTGGCTGCTGCACTGTCATGTCACTGATCATATTCACTCTGGCATGGAAACCACCTTCAAAATTACCTCTAACACAG GAACCAGAAGTGGCTCATCAGGAAACAGTTCtaatg CTTCCACACAGATAAGAGGCTCCTCCTCCTTTATCCTGGCTCTCCTGGGATTGGTTCTCTTGGCCATAAGACCATGA